The proteins below are encoded in one region of uncultured Eubacteriales bacterium:
- a CDS encoding Nitroreductase — MCDFMDLCLRRQSCRNFSEQPVEQEKLVKCVEAARLAPSGCNGQPWSFVIAENPEIVSKMAECTQQLGLNAYISGARAFFVVLEEHANLKPQIKSIVDSQYFAPGDIGGAVAYLCLEAESQGVGTCILGIYDREKIASLLNIPQEKHIRGLIAAGYPADPTVRKKFRKPLEEIIRFV, encoded by the coding sequence ATGTGTGACTTTATGGACCTATGCCTTCGCAGGCAAAGCTGCAGAAATTTTTCGGAACAACCGGTAGAACAGGAAAAGCTGGTCAAGTGTGTTGAGGCGGCCCGTCTCGCTCCCTCCGGCTGCAACGGACAGCCCTGGAGCTTTGTGATTGCGGAAAACCCGGAAATTGTGAGTAAGATGGCAGAATGTACTCAACAGCTTGGACTAAATGCCTACATTTCCGGTGCCCGTGCTTTTTTTGTCGTACTGGAGGAACATGCTAATTTAAAACCGCAGATCAAAAGTATTGTGGACAGCCAGTATTTCGCTCCTGGCGATATCGGAGGAGCGGTTGCCTATCTTTGTCTGGAAGCTGAATCCCAAGGAGTGGGCACATGCATCTTGGGAATATATGATAGAGAAAAAATTGCCTCACTTTTGAACATTCCGCAGGAAAAGCATATACGCGGGCTAATTGCAGCCGGATATCCGGCAGATCCCACGGTACGAAAGAAATTCCGCAAACCGCTGGAAGAAATCATTCGGTTCGTTTAG
- a CDS encoding putative transcriptional regulator (Evidence 3 : Function proposed based on presence of conserved amino acid motif, structural feature or limited homology) has product MFKIGEFSKLTQVSIRMLRYYDETGLLKPAETDRFTNYRLYSTEQIPVLNRIIFLRNLGFNVSEITAALNNWEDEFIVKQLEHKRLEIENSMKAEQEKLARIELAKKDMRQEKITINYNVSIKSVPSYQVFSLRRIVPDYYAEGQLWKEMSSFAKEHDIPVSADTFTIYHDMDYREKDVDMEICAPVSRMGENTHGFVYRNTEPVPAMACTMVYGPFENIAGAFLSFADWLQEHNQYKMTGQSRQIVHRGPWNEESPEKYLTEIQIPLEKR; this is encoded by the coding sequence ATGTTCAAAATAGGTGAGTTTTCTAAATTAACACAAGTGTCAATCCGCATGTTAAGGTATTATGATGAGACCGGTCTATTAAAACCTGCGGAAACTGATAGATTCACGAATTACAGGCTATACTCCACGGAGCAAATTCCTGTTTTAAATAGAATAATATTTTTGCGCAATTTAGGTTTTAATGTGTCTGAAATCACTGCTGCTCTTAACAACTGGGAAGATGAATTTATTGTAAAACAGCTAGAACATAAACGTCTCGAGATTGAGAACTCGATGAAAGCGGAACAAGAAAAACTGGCCCGAATCGAGTTGGCAAAAAAAGATATGCGGCAAGAAAAAATAACGATAAACTATAATGTTTCAATCAAATCCGTTCCCAGTTACCAGGTATTTTCTTTAAGGCGAATTGTTCCCGATTATTACGCAGAAGGGCAGTTGTGGAAAGAGATGTCTTCCTTTGCTAAAGAACATGATATTCCTGTTTCAGCCGATACTTTTACCATATATCACGATATGGATTATAGGGAAAAAGATGTTGACATGGAGATATGTGCGCCTGTGAGCCGGATGGGGGAAAATACACACGGGTTTGTGTATCGCAATACCGAGCCTGTTCCGGCTATGGCTTGCACCATGGTATATGGGCCTTTTGAAAACATTGCGGGAGCTTTTCTTTCCTTTGCTGATTGGTTGCAGGAACATAATCAGTATAAGATGACCGGACAGAGCAGGCAAATCGTTCACCGAGGGCCATGGAATGAGGAAAGCCCTGAGAAGTACTTAACTGAAATCCAAATACCGTTGGAGAAAAGATAG
- a CDS encoding conserved hypothetical protein (Evidence 4 : Homologs of previously reported genes of unknown function) gives MQNFLVNPIGKINVKEEGVFIELQPKYIPAMQALDGFSHLNVIWWFSDFDNEEMRKVLETPQPYKNAPDVMGIFATRSPVRPNPIALTVVQIIRIDYEKGMIQIPFIDANDATPILDIKPYTPSLDRVELPDVPEWCSHWPRSVEQSGNFNWENEFNF, from the coding sequence ATGCAAAATTTTCTCGTAAACCCTATTGGGAAAATCAATGTCAAAGAAGAGGGGGTGTTTATTGAGCTTCAACCGAAGTACATTCCGGCCATGCAAGCATTAGATGGGTTTAGCCATTTAAATGTTATTTGGTGGTTCAGTGACTTTGACAATGAAGAGATGAGGAAAGTTCTTGAAACACCGCAACCGTATAAAAATGCTCCGGATGTTATGGGGATATTCGCCACAAGGTCGCCTGTTCGCCCAAATCCGATTGCTTTGACCGTGGTGCAGATCATTCGCATTGACTATGAAAAAGGTATGATTCAAATTCCCTTTATTGATGCGAACGACGCAACGCCAATACTTGATATAAAGCCATATACACCGAGCCTTGACAGAGTTGAGCTTCCCGATGTGCCGGAGTGGTGTAGTCATTGGCCGAGAAGTGTGGAACAATCAGGGAACTTCAATTGGGAAAATGAATTCAACTTTTAA
- a CDS encoding DNA-binding helix-turn-helix protein, whose product MNRKPIKKELNIQIGENIKSLREQIGYTQERFSELINVSAQYISDVERGNVGISVATLKKIRDVTRVSSDSILVGKCEFNDIALILEQLKNLDEEYIAPLKIIINKYLEVIALSNQKNGSMEAAIENSDQNME is encoded by the coding sequence ATGAATCGCAAACCAATAAAAAAGGAATTAAATATCCAGATCGGTGAAAATATTAAATCTCTGCGCGAACAAATCGGCTATACGCAAGAGCGTTTTTCAGAATTAATTAATGTTTCAGCCCAATATATATCTGATGTGGAGAGAGGCAACGTCGGCATTTCGGTGGCTACACTTAAAAAAATCAGGGATGTCACAAGGGTGTCAAGCGATTCCATATTGGTAGGAAAGTGTGAATTTAACGATATTGCACTTATTCTTGAGCAGCTAAAGAACCTTGATGAAGAGTATATAGCTCCTCTAAAAATAATTATTAACAAGTATTTGGAGGTTATTGCTTTGAGTAATCAAAAGAACGGCAGCATGGAAGCTGCAATAGAAAATAGTGACCAAAACATGGAATAG
- a CDS encoding putative Diguanylate cyclase (Evidence 3 : Function proposed based on presence of conserved amino acid motif, structural feature or limited homology; Product type pe : putative enzyme): MFWRENEQFRINILRQISREILFEYTPKTDTMRYQYIRPDDCSVNVTIQGYIQNKEYKKRIHPESQENFEKSFCNVLSRSIRLELEILLNLNETGYRWYRVICQSKANAKGKVIKVLGRSLDIHKVVTERDLAVKKASTDMMTGIYNKSTLFEKIQERIDLDGGARCAMLMIDLDDFKNINDAFGHVVGDKTIQFVAILLQRIFDADDLIGRFGGDEFIVFMQNVSKDIVQKKVEQFRRILANNQGDDFTLTCSIGILFLDGVENSVDALFRKVDDAMYQNKKNGKDGYHVWRSDE, encoded by the coding sequence ATGTTTTGGCGAGAAAACGAGCAGTTCCGTATAAATATTTTGCGGCAAATTTCTCGGGAAATCCTTTTTGAATATACTCCCAAAACAGATACCATGAGGTATCAGTATATACGGCCGGATGACTGCTCAGTAAATGTAACAATACAAGGCTACATACAAAATAAAGAGTATAAAAAAAGAATCCACCCCGAATCGCAGGAAAACTTTGAAAAATCCTTTTGCAATGTGCTCAGCAGAAGCATTCGGCTCGAACTGGAGATCCTTTTAAACCTTAATGAAACTGGATACAGATGGTACCGTGTCATCTGTCAAAGCAAAGCGAATGCAAAGGGTAAAGTAATAAAAGTATTGGGCCGTTCCTTGGATATCCATAAAGTTGTTACAGAGCGTGACCTTGCGGTTAAAAAGGCGTCCACAGACATGATGACTGGTATCTATAATAAGTCCACGTTGTTTGAAAAGATTCAGGAACGCATAGACCTAGATGGCGGCGCTCGATGCGCGATGCTGATGATAGATTTGGATGATTTTAAGAACATTAACGATGCTTTTGGGCATGTCGTTGGTGACAAAACCATTCAGTTCGTTGCTATCCTGCTTCAACGCATATTTGATGCTGATGATCTGATTGGCCGGTTTGGCGGTGATGAGTTTATTGTTTTCATGCAGAACGTATCAAAAGATATCGTGCAGAAGAAGGTTGAGCAGTTCAGACGAATTCTTGCAAATAACCAAGGGGATGATTTTACTCTGACCTGCAGCATTGGAATACTGTTTTTGGACGGGGTTGAAAACTCCGTGGATGCACTGTTTAGAAAAGTCGATGATGCCATGTACCAAAATAAGAAAAATGGAAAAGATGGGTATCATGTGTGGAGATCAGACGAGTAA
- a CDS encoding conserved hypothetical protein (Evidence 4 : Homologs of previously reported genes of unknown function), with the protein MARNTRSAEDRISEINTKIEKKKSELTALENQKYKLEHPLSMRDVLSKAKEAGLSAHDVADKLGIKIE; encoded by the coding sequence ATGGCTCGTAATACAAGATCCGCTGAAGATCGCATCTCTGAAATCAACACTAAGATTGAAAAAAAGAAATCGGAACTTACAGCACTTGAAAACCAAAAATATAAGCTTGAGCATCCACTGTCTATGAGAGATGTACTGTCTAAGGCAAAAGAGGCCGGGCTGTCCGCACACGATGTTGCTGATAAGCTGGGAATTAAAATTGAGTAA
- the kdpE gene encoding DNA-binding response regulator in two-component regulatory system with KdpD (Evidence 2a : Function of homologous gene experimentally demonstrated in an other organism; Product type r : regulator), with product MNKPLILVVEDDKAVQKLITTTLETQNYQYHTAGTGEGSILEAVSRQPDIMILDLGLPDMDGVDIIKKVRAWSNMPIIVVSARSEDRDKIGALDAGADDYLTKPFSVDELLARLRVSLRRVRYDSEKLQKDATIFVNGNLKIDYAAGCVWLDDEEVHLTPMEYRLLCLLAKNTGKVLTHNFIIHEIWGNYSSDIPALRVFMATLRKKIEKDPAQPKYIQTHIGVGYRMLRVGDDGKSS from the coding sequence ATGAATAAACCTTTGATTTTGGTTGTGGAGGACGATAAGGCCGTTCAAAAGCTGATTACCACCACTTTAGAAACGCAAAATTATCAGTATCATACAGCCGGAACTGGCGAAGGCTCCATTCTCGAGGCTGTCTCCAGGCAGCCGGACATCATGATCTTAGATTTAGGCCTTCCGGACATGGACGGAGTGGATATCATAAAAAAAGTTCGCGCATGGTCGAACATGCCCATTATAGTGGTGAGTGCGCGCAGTGAGGATCGAGACAAGATCGGTGCGCTTGACGCCGGTGCGGACGATTATCTGACAAAACCGTTCAGCGTGGATGAGCTCTTAGCGCGGCTCCGCGTCAGCCTGCGTCGGGTCCGCTATGACAGCGAGAAACTGCAAAAGGACGCGACCATATTTGTAAACGGGAACTTGAAAATCGATTATGCCGCAGGCTGTGTCTGGCTGGACGATGAGGAAGTGCACCTGACGCCTATGGAATATAGGCTGCTTTGCTTGCTGGCTAAGAACACAGGAAAGGTTTTAACACATAACTTTATCATTCATGAGATTTGGGGCAATTACTCCAGTGACATTCCCGCCCTGCGCGTTTTTATGGCGACCTTACGCAAGAAAATTGAGAAGGATCCTGCCCAGCCAAAATACATTCAAACGCATATTGGAGTCGGCTATCGAATGCTCCGGGTGGGAGACGACGGGAAGTCAAGCTAA
- the kdpD gene encoding Sensor protein KdpD, with translation MAGNKNGIGTAPEQPSAMPDGKKRGLLKIYFGYAAGVGKTSAMLKDAHELQKNGVDVVAGYVEPHARPETAALLEGLETLPFLEITYKDIKLREFDLDGALRRKPELILVDELAHTNAEGCRHAKRYQDVEELLHAGIDVYTTINVQHIESLNDVVASITGITVRERIPDSVFDSANQIEVVDIEPDELIERLNKGKIYREEQAHRALSNFFTKEKLIALREIALRRTADQVNRIASQNYEQSKNNGSYSNEHILVCLSSAPSNAKVIRTAARMADAFHGAFTALFVETPETPELEAKNRTQLREHLRLAEQLGAQIATVYGEDVPGQIAEYAKVSRVSKIVIGRSSHMRRWPSKTSFVDRLSVLAPNIDIYIIPDTQSSFHLSLSRLSKPAKLSLADSLKTIGILTACTLVGLWFRSLGLSEANIITAYILGVLLNAMITRGRIYSAVSSVLSVLVFNFIFTEPRFSLEATLPGYPVTFIVMLAAALITSTLTKRVKEQAHQAAQRAYRTEVLLETSRKLQQANDQSEILSETARQMVKLLDRTVIFYPGEQNMLSEPVVFAKEDAEEPQSYTGPDEHAVAEWVFKNNKRAGATTNTLSASKCLYLAVRGRDQVFAVAGIVMDKQIPLEAFEKSLVIAMLGECALALEKEWLNETQKQISIQMQQEQLRANLLRAISHDLRTPLTSISGNAGILMGNSQVLSEDQKQTLYTDIYDDSMWLINLVENLLSITRIDNGTMNLNLQPELLDEVIAEALLHINRRSAEHTIETVLEDEFLMARMDSRLIVQVIINIVDNAIKYTQQDSRITISAKRNGALVCVEIADNGSGISDKAKEKLFDMFYTGEIVSTDSRRGLGLGLPLCKSIINAHGGTLYVRDNVPRGTVFGFTLRAEEVNVHE, from the coding sequence ATGGCGGGCAACAAAAACGGCATTGGCACTGCTCCTGAGCAGCCTTCTGCTATGCCAGATGGAAAAAAGCGCGGGCTGTTGAAAATTTACTTTGGCTATGCCGCCGGTGTCGGAAAGACTTCCGCTATGCTGAAAGACGCCCACGAGCTGCAAAAAAACGGCGTTGATGTAGTTGCGGGATACGTCGAGCCTCATGCTCGACCGGAAACGGCAGCCCTCTTAGAAGGGCTGGAAACCCTGCCCTTTCTGGAGATAACCTATAAGGATATTAAGCTAAGGGAGTTTGATCTGGACGGGGCGCTTCGCAGAAAGCCTGAGCTGATTTTGGTGGACGAGCTGGCCCATACAAATGCCGAAGGCTGCCGCCACGCAAAACGGTATCAAGATGTGGAAGAACTGCTGCATGCGGGGATCGATGTATATACCACCATCAACGTACAGCATATTGAAAGCCTCAACGACGTGGTGGCTTCTATTACAGGCATTACCGTGCGAGAGCGGATCCCGGACAGCGTATTTGACAGCGCAAATCAAATTGAGGTCGTCGATATTGAACCGGATGAGTTGATCGAACGCCTTAATAAGGGAAAAATCTATCGGGAAGAGCAGGCACATCGGGCGCTTTCTAATTTTTTCACAAAAGAAAAGCTGATTGCCCTTCGCGAAATCGCACTTCGCCGCACAGCGGATCAGGTTAACCGCATTGCGTCGCAAAACTACGAGCAATCAAAAAACAACGGTTCTTATTCCAATGAGCATATTTTAGTGTGCCTTTCATCAGCGCCCTCTAACGCTAAGGTGATTCGCACAGCCGCGAGAATGGCCGACGCGTTCCATGGTGCGTTCACAGCGCTTTTTGTGGAAACGCCTGAGACACCGGAGTTGGAAGCCAAAAACAGAACGCAGCTGAGAGAGCATTTAAGGCTTGCCGAGCAGCTTGGAGCGCAGATTGCCACCGTATATGGAGAGGATGTTCCCGGTCAAATAGCGGAATATGCCAAGGTGAGCCGCGTTTCAAAAATTGTAATTGGGCGCTCCAGCCACATGAGAAGATGGCCTTCAAAGACCAGCTTTGTGGATCGGCTATCCGTTCTCGCGCCTAACATTGATATTTATATCATCCCGGATACGCAATCCTCTTTTCATTTAAGCTTATCCAGATTATCAAAACCAGCGAAGCTTTCGCTGGCTGACTCCTTAAAAACTATAGGCATTTTAACTGCTTGCACACTGGTTGGATTATGGTTTCGTTCCCTTGGTTTAAGTGAAGCCAACATTATCACGGCATACATCCTGGGCGTGCTGCTGAACGCCATGATAACAAGAGGCAGGATATATAGCGCGGTATCTTCTGTCTTGAGTGTGCTGGTGTTCAACTTTATTTTTACGGAGCCCCGTTTTTCTTTAGAGGCAACCCTTCCCGGATACCCGGTTACTTTTATCGTCATGCTGGCCGCTGCGCTCATCACCAGCACGCTGACAAAGCGGGTGAAGGAGCAAGCCCATCAGGCCGCGCAAAGGGCCTATCGGACGGAAGTGCTATTGGAAACGAGCCGGAAACTGCAGCAGGCAAACGATCAATCAGAAATTTTAAGCGAAACGGCGCGGCAGATGGTCAAGCTTCTTGACAGAACCGTTATTTTTTATCCCGGAGAACAAAACATGCTGTCCGAGCCAGTCGTGTTTGCGAAAGAAGACGCGGAAGAGCCGCAGAGCTACACCGGGCCGGATGAACATGCAGTGGCCGAGTGGGTATTCAAAAACAATAAGCGGGCCGGGGCTACGACAAATACGCTATCGGCCTCAAAATGCCTGTATCTTGCGGTACGCGGAAGGGATCAGGTATTTGCTGTTGCGGGAATCGTTATGGATAAGCAGATACCGTTGGAGGCGTTTGAAAAGAGCCTTGTAATCGCAATGCTGGGAGAATGCGCGCTTGCGCTGGAAAAAGAATGGCTTAACGAAACGCAAAAGCAAATCTCTATACAGATGCAGCAGGAACAGCTCCGTGCCAATCTCCTCCGCGCCATTTCCCACGATTTAAGAACGCCGCTCACCAGCATTTCCGGGAATGCAGGCATTCTAATGGGCAATTCTCAGGTTTTAAGCGAGGACCAGAAGCAGACGCTCTATACGGACATATATGATGACTCCATGTGGCTGATCAATCTGGTAGAGAATCTGCTTTCCATTACACGGATCGATAACGGCACGATGAATTTGAATTTGCAGCCCGAGCTTTTGGACGAGGTGATCGCGGAGGCGCTGCTTCATATTAACCGAAGGAGCGCAGAGCATACGATTGAAACCGTTCTTGAAGATGAGTTCTTGATGGCCAGAATGGATTCCCGCCTGATTGTTCAAGTCATCATCAACATTGTCGATAATGCGATTAAATACACGCAGCAGGACTCGCGCATTACCATTTCGGCGAAAAGGAACGGGGCGCTTGTTTGCGTTGAAATAGCCGACAACGGTTCCGGCATTTCAGATAAGGCAAAGGAAAAACTGTTTGACATGTTCTATACCGGCGAAATCGTCAGCACGGACAGCCGCCGTGGACTTGGTTTGGGGCTGCCGCTGTGCAAATCGATTATTAACGCGCATGGGGGCACCCTCTATGTAAGGGACAATGTCCCACGGGGGACGGTATTCGGATTCACATTGCGGGCCGAGGAGGTGAATGTTCATGAATAA
- a CDS encoding conserved membrane hypothetical protein (Evidence 4 : Homologs of previously reported genes of unknown function), with protein sequence MPHLRIKLSQPCGVTSMINTFVTSFRLRSTYKTNSIIYALKSIPLVNKLLPSTLYANPGLKAIANIISILIEIGSVFLGKILYLLLMVVGALELMDAASPDAFVHVFFFLSLAGGLTNTHVFNPTKDKYYAMFLMRMDAWEYTLSNYLYFLLKMAVGFLPFTLLLGRAMGVETVVCLVMPFFVCGVKLIIAAITLYDCRDGEKVRNENLPSVIVWSGTALLMVAAYLPPFLGYTMNQTLFLVLCGVTIAAGALCFSYVWQFKKYRTVYRTLLTSNNLVMNTVSSAQVKQKAYHKKIEADLSQTSNKSGYAYFNELFMKRHSKLLTRAAKKIALVLAGFVAAAILACFYLPGIMPIINTLLLSYLPYSLLIMYFVNRGRAITEAMFINCDHSMLTYRVYRQPKAILSLFTERLKYVSVINLLPASVMALGLPLLLYVSGGTANPMNYLIFIISIPVMSVFFSVHTLVLYYLLQPYNAKMETKNPVYMILDMVTYYICFFSAGKVASTLAFGVGVTIFCALYVIIGLVLAYRLAPKTFKLRG encoded by the coding sequence ATGCCGCATTTAAGGATAAAATTATCGCAGCCCTGCGGGGTGACGAGCATGATTAATACCTTCGTTACCTCCTTCCGGCTGCGCAGTACGTATAAAACCAACAGCATCATCTATGCGCTTAAATCCATCCCACTGGTGAACAAGCTGCTGCCAAGCACGCTGTACGCAAATCCCGGCTTGAAAGCCATTGCCAACATCATAAGCATCCTTATCGAAATCGGATCGGTGTTCCTGGGAAAGATTCTCTATCTGCTTCTTATGGTGGTTGGAGCTTTAGAACTGATGGACGCCGCCTCACCGGATGCCTTTGTACATGTTTTCTTTTTTCTCTCCCTTGCAGGCGGACTTACAAACACACATGTCTTCAACCCGACGAAGGACAAGTATTATGCCATGTTCCTGATGCGCATGGACGCGTGGGAATATACCCTGTCCAATTACCTGTATTTTCTGCTGAAGATGGCGGTCGGCTTTCTGCCCTTCACCCTGTTGCTCGGCAGGGCGATGGGAGTAGAAACGGTTGTGTGCCTGGTTATGCCGTTCTTTGTCTGCGGGGTCAAGCTGATCATAGCGGCAATTACGCTTTATGACTGCCGTGACGGCGAAAAAGTGCGCAATGAAAACCTGCCGTCCGTAATTGTATGGTCAGGAACAGCTCTGCTGATGGTTGCGGCCTATCTGCCGCCTTTCCTCGGGTATACCATGAATCAAACGCTGTTCCTTGTACTTTGCGGGGTCACGATTGCCGCGGGTGCGCTTTGTTTCTCCTATGTCTGGCAGTTTAAAAAGTATCGAACCGTATACCGGACGCTGCTGACCTCCAACAATTTGGTGATGAATACCGTCAGCTCCGCGCAGGTGAAACAGAAGGCATACCACAAAAAAATTGAAGCTGATCTGAGCCAGACCAGCAACAAATCGGGCTATGCCTATTTCAATGAGCTTTTCATGAAGCGCCATTCCAAACTGCTGACCAGAGCAGCCAAGAAAATCGCGCTGGTTTTAGCGGGCTTCGTGGCCGCGGCGATACTGGCCTGTTTTTACTTGCCGGGTATCATGCCGATAATCAATACGCTGCTGCTGAGCTATCTTCCGTATTCCCTGCTCATCATGTACTTTGTTAACCGCGGCAGAGCAATCACTGAGGCGATGTTTATAAACTGTGACCACAGCATGCTGACCTATCGAGTATACCGGCAGCCAAAGGCAATTTTATCCCTGTTCACCGAGCGGCTGAAATATGTGTCAGTTATCAACCTGCTGCCTGCGTCGGTAATGGCTCTGGGCCTTCCGCTGCTGCTTTATGTTTCAGGCGGAACTGCGAATCCCATGAACTATTTGATCTTTATAATTTCTATTCCGGTGATGTCCGTGTTTTTTTCCGTGCATACACTGGTGCTCTACTATCTGCTGCAGCCATATAACGCTAAAATGGAAACAAAAAATCCCGTCTATATGATTTTGGATATGGTCACTTATTACATCTGCTTTTTTTCGGCAGGAAAAGTGGCATCCACTCTGGCATTCGGGGTCGGCGTTACGATATTCTGCGCCCTGTATGTCATAATTGGGCTGGTTCTGGCTTATCGCCTGGCGCCCAAAACTTTTAAGCTGAGGGGATAA
- a CDS encoding Gliding motility protein: MKLILRDIRKQFDKKEVLKGASFTFEKGNIYGLLGRNGAGKTTLFNCINEDIRVDGGSFEVEESGTLRPIVSEDIGYVLSTPVVPEFLTGREFLKFFIDINRNRIKNIRSIDEYFDFMQIDPEDRDKLLKDYSHGMKNKMQMLVNFIADPSILLLDEPLTSFDVVVADEMKQLLRQLKREHIIIFSTHIMELALDLCDEIVILNEGVLEEIRKENLDNAAFKDKIIAALRGDEHD; encoded by the coding sequence ATGAAACTGATTCTCCGTGATATCCGGAAACAATTTGATAAAAAAGAGGTGCTGAAGGGCGCGTCTTTTACCTTTGAAAAGGGGAATATCTATGGTCTGCTGGGCCGCAATGGCGCGGGAAAGACTACGCTTTTTAACTGCATCAACGAAGATATCCGGGTTGACGGCGGCAGCTTTGAGGTTGAGGAAAGCGGGACTCTCCGGCCCATCGTGTCCGAGGATATCGGCTACGTTCTCTCTACTCCTGTGGTGCCGGAATTTCTGACCGGCCGGGAGTTTCTAAAATTCTTTATCGATATCAACCGGAACCGAATCAAAAATATCCGCTCGATTGATGAATACTTTGATTTCATGCAGATAGATCCCGAAGACAGGGATAAGCTGCTCAAGGACTACTCCCACGGCATGAAAAATAAAATGCAGATGCTGGTTAACTTTATTGCCGATCCCAGTATTTTGTTGCTGGACGAACCGCTGACCTCGTTCGACGTTGTAGTCGCGGACGAGATGAAGCAGTTGCTTCGTCAGCTGAAACGGGAGCATATCATCATTTTCTCCACGCATATCATGGAGCTAGCGCTGGATCTGTGCGATGAAATCGTCATTCTGAACGAGGGAGTACTGGAGGAGATCCGAAAGGAAAACCTCGACAATGCCGCATTTAAGGATAAAATTATCGCAGCCCTGCGGGGTGACGAGCATGATTAA
- a CDS encoding conserved membrane hypothetical protein (Evidence 4 : Homologs of previously reported genes of unknown function), which yields MRRKQSTYIAMLIVGICCMAASFLFQGEALKSVSGVLIGIGAGLLGASVSNLLMIRMEHKNPVLEKQAKIEYSDERNTMIRHRAKARAGDITQWLIMGIAYVTIIISAPLWATFAVIAVFLAYNVLGIYLMAKYQKEM from the coding sequence GTGAGAAGAAAACAATCTACTTATATTGCAATGTTAATCGTAGGTATATGCTGTATGGCGGCTAGCTTTTTATTTCAGGGTGAAGCGCTTAAATCTGTATCCGGAGTACTCATTGGCATTGGCGCGGGGCTTTTGGGCGCAAGCGTATCCAATCTGCTGATGATCCGTATGGAGCATAAAAATCCTGTGCTTGAGAAACAGGCGAAAATTGAATACAGCGACGAGCGCAATACAATGATTCGCCACCGTGCCAAGGCGAGAGCCGGGGACATTACGCAGTGGTTGATTATGGGCATAGCCTATGTCACGATTATCATCTCCGCGCCGTTGTGGGCCACATTTGCCGTTATCGCCGTCTTCTTAGCCTATAACGTGCTTGGCATTTATCTAATGGCCAAATATCAGAAGGAAATGTGA
- a CDS encoding conserved hypothetical protein (Evidence 4 : Homologs of previously reported genes of unknown function) has translation MKNRLEEIRKLHGIKQEELAAALEVSRQTIGSLENGRYNPSILLAFKIARYFHMPIEQIFIYEEEIQ, from the coding sequence GTGAAAAATAGATTGGAAGAAATCCGAAAGCTGCACGGCATTAAGCAGGAGGAATTGGCGGCAGCGCTTGAGGTGTCCAGGCAGACAATCGGTTCTCTTGAAAATGGGAGGTATAATCCATCCATTCTTCTGGCTTTTAAAATTGCCCGTTACTTCCATATGCCCATCGAGCAAATATTTATATATGAGGAGGAAATACAGTGA
- the kdpF gene encoding potassium ion accessory transporter subunit (Evidence 2a : Function of homologous gene experimentally demonstrated in an other organism; PubMedId : 10608856, 9789555, 9858692; Product type f : factor), translating to MIILGILIAGLAGYLVYALVNPEKF from the coding sequence ATGATCATTCTTGGAATTTTGATCGCGGGATTGGCGGGGTACCTGGTGTATGCGCTGGTTAATCCCGAAAAGTTTTAA